A window of the Dictyostelium discoideum AX4 chromosome 4 chromosome, whole genome shotgun sequence genome harbors these coding sequences:
- a CDS encoding UMUC-like DNA-repair protein produces the protein MNSLEFKAGMEKVDIESINSMLKQFSVGTHFQEKLERDSKRTREYIEGILSKLNEIPDTEEYQEKVDSYLTELTSKIDQSRTFIHIDMDAFYANVEEMDNKELIGHPVAVGSIDMLVTSNYAARAYGVRSGLPGLLAMKLCPHLIILPSRMDRYREVSLIIRNILYKFDKNYVSPSLDEGCIDITEYLKDNENLTGIDVANQLQNDIFEKTTLTCSMGISCSPLLSKISSEINKPNGYFYLDKQYSQEFIKTIQIKKLPGIGKVRQELLKTLGLEFVSDIIEHRYELYYLLPEQRELLFKHALAIPIFPNKSSFRINKKKTMISKEKNCKELYDEKDLEDLMKSLFDKAIEMLNIENKYATTLIVKVQDFSFKVINYSYQLISTTTTSSSSSSSLQINSISTIPIITTSTNNNNDDDISTEEKECITKEEEIDSYYLDSPPSSPSISSSSSSSSSSSKQSPCKLKKTFIYPNNFNEHSEKIWKLFINTTENISFEKIRCIGLKLINLINIPSDNLEN, from the exons atgaattcatTAGAATTTAAAGCAGGTATGGAAAAAGTTGATATTgaatcaataaattcaatgTTAAAACAATTTTCAGTTGGCACACATTTTCAAGAGAAATTAGAAAGGGATTCAAAAAGAACAAGAGAATATATAGAAGGAATTTTAAGTAAATTGAATGAAATACCAGATACTGAAGAATATCAAGAGAAAGTTGATAGTTATCTAACAGAATTAACCTCAAAAATCGATCAATCACGTACATTCATTCATATAGATATGGATGCATTCTATGCAAATGTTGAAGAAATggataataaagaattaattggtCATCCTGTTGCAGTTGGTTCAATTGATATGTTAGTAACTTCAAATTATGCAGCAAGAGCCTATGGTGTACGTTCAGGTTTACCAGGCCTATTAGCAATGAAATTATGTCCTCATTTAATCATTTTACCATCACGTATGGATAGATATAGAGAAGTTAGTTTAATAATtagaaatattttatataaatttgataaaaattatgtt tCACCATCATTAGATGAAGGATGTATTGATATAAcagaatatttaaaagataatgaaaatttaacagGTATTGATGTTGcaaatcaattacaaaatgATATATTTGAAAAGACAACATTAACATGTAGTATGGGTATATCTtgttcaccattattatcaaagaTATCaagtgaaattaataaaccaaatgGATATTTCTATTTAGATAAACAATATAGTcaagaatttataaaaacaattcaaattaaaaaattacctGGTATTGGTAAAGTTAGACAAGAGTTATTGAAAACATTGGGTCTAGAATTTGTATCGGATATTATTGAACATAGATATGaactttattatcttttaccTGAACAAAGAGAGTTACTATTTAAACATGCATTAGCAATACCCATTTTTCcaaataaatcatcatttagaataaataaaaagaaaactatGATtagtaaagaaaaaaattgtaaagaattatatgatgaaaaagatttagaagatttaatgaaatcattatttgataaagcAATTGAAAtgttaaatattgaaaataaatatgcAACAACTTTAATTGTAAAAGTTCAagattttagttttaaagttataaattattcttatcaattaatttcaacaacaacaacatcatcatcatcatcatcatcattacaaataaattcaatatcaacTATACCAATAattacaacatcaacaaataataataatgatgatgatatatCAACAGAGGAAAAAGAATGTATtacaaaagaagaagaaattgatagttattatttagaTTCACCACCATCTTCGCCATCAATTTcgtcatcttcttcatcatcatcatcttcatcaaaaCAATCACCAtgtaaattaaagaaaacttttatttatccaaataattttaatgaacaTTCtgaaaaaatttggaaattatttataaatacaaCTGAAAATatatcatttgaaaaaattaggtgtattggtttaaaattaataaatttaattaatattccatctgataatttagaaaattaa
- the ncbp2 gene encoding RNA recognition motif-containing protein RRM → MSELYSTPQPFYYDKKSGFTQDEFKHAIDKSSTIYVGYLSFYTTEEQLYELFSKCGEIKRIIMGLDRNQKTPCGFCFVEYYSKEDAADCIKYINGSKLDERLIRCDWDYGFKEGRQYGRGLSGGQVRDEYRTDYDPGRGGYGKQRQFEMDQFSDVNGGDITYQQQILQLQQSQQQHQLYQQANAGGPQNYSGKRNRGADDDSDSFKRQRDNNGSISAGNTPNKGRFRERDEEDD, encoded by the exons ATGTCTGAATTATATTCAACACCACAACCATTTTATTATGATAAAAAATCAGGATTCACACAAGATGAATTTAAACATGCAATAGATAAATCATCAACTATTTATGTTGGTTACTTATCATTTTATACAACAGAGGAACAATTAtatgaattattttcaaaatgtgGTGagattaaaagaattattatggGTTTAGatagaaatcaaaaaacacCATGTGGTTTTTGTTTTGTAGA ataTTATTCAAAAGAAGATGCAGCAGATtgtataaaatatattaatggTAGTAAATTAGATGAGAGATTAATTCGTTGTGATTGGGATTATGGATTTAAAGAGGGTAGACAATATGGACGTGGTTTAAGTGGTGGTCAAGTTAGAGATGAATATAGAACTGATTATGATCCAGGTCGTGGTGGTTATGGTAAACAAAGACAATTTGAGATGGATCAATTTAGTGATGTAAATGGTGGTGATATCacttatcaacaacaaatcttacaacttcaacaatcacaacaacaacatcaactatATCAACAAGCAAATGCTGGTGGTCCTCAAAATTATTCAGGTAAAAGAAATCGTGGTGCTGATGATGATTCAGATTCTTTTAAAAGACAAAGAGATAATAATGGTTCAATTTCTGCTGGTAATACTCCAAATAAAGGTAGATTTAGAGAAagagatgaagaagatgattaa
- the 5NT gene encoding hypothetical protein, translating into MKLLLLLFLIINSIILSKCGYSQTNEKIIVTGEFDKTIDKYTISFSNIGDITQLCSINTTILTCFPPAKSINGGFLVYDKEEGTNVIDITTVVLSPYISSMDPKVIPTSSIEITIRGFYFNANSNPETNKTSTHLLVTIGGSNVDINSTASDSVKFYPPSFFQTPLTISLTNVDSGKKSNSIKFKYELPNIESLSVVDIKDNNNKTTQQYLNISGTNFGSKQSMKLVFVEIHDFNNDSLIITKLTDILSINDTNLLIKINSDSSSGNIYVNANSQQSNTLPLYLTPIITNVDFPNYNGDTINITGSYLSDIYLSPSTKLNCSTILIKDSNTDDDDNGDDTLSSTSDSSSSSTKATTSSSSNNNIYYKKCKFPQRNLNDSISFSIFSRSVGNNVNHDSNEFKSHYQKPIIDAVVPNGFYVNNKLNFTFYGTNWANYTNTTITIADKPCKVLEITSSTIVCYYEAGVEILQNPISYVITVDGQRNNIAPDSDTSTISFYSLCPGQSFSNGTTSPTSSTNTTTQGCSNSGTCNPVTGLCQCLPTKTGKICDQDKYSSNSTSKLLSTSSLFLLLLIFITLFY; encoded by the coding sequence atgaaattattattattattatttttaataataaattcaataatattatcaaaatgtGGTTATAGTcaaacaaatgaaaaaataatagttacTGGAGAATTTGATAAAACCATTGACAAATATACAATTTCCTTTTCAAATATTGGTGATATTACTCAACTATGTTCAATTAATACTACAATATTGACATGTTTCCCACCAGccaaatcaattaatggtgGATTCTTGGTGTATGATAAAGAAGAAGGTACAAATGTAATTGATATAACCACAGTTGTATTATCACCATATATTTCAAGTATGGATCCAAAAGTAATACcaacatcatcaattgaaatcaCAATTAGAGGATTCTATTTCAACGCAAATTCAAATCCAGAAACAAACAAAACATCAACTCATTTACTTGTTACCATTGGTGGTTCAAATGTTGATATAAATTCAACAGCATCTGATTCCGTTAAATTCTATCCACCAAGTTTTTTCCAAACACCTCTAACCATATCATTAACAAATGTTGATAGTggtaaaaaatcaaattcaattaaattcaaatatgaATTACCAAATATTGAATCATTATCAGTTGTTGAcattaaagataataataataaaaccacTCAACAATATCTTAATATTAGTGGTACAAATTTTGGATCAAAACAATCAATGAAATTAGTTTTCGTTGAAATccatgattttaataatgattcattaATCATTACAAAGTTAACTGATATCTTATCAATTAACGatacaaatttattaattaaaattaatagtgATTCTTCAAGTGGTAATATCTATGTAAATGCAAATTCTCAACAATCAAATACATTACCATTATATTTAACACCAATAATTACAAATGTTGATTTTCCAAATTATAATGGTGATACAATTAATATAACTGGTAGTTACTTATctgatatttatttatcaccatcaacaaaattaaattgttcaacaattttaattaaagattcaaatactgatgatgatgacaatGGTGATGACacattatcatcaacatcagattcttcatcatcatcaacaaaagcaacaacttcatcatcaagtaataataatatttattataaaaaatgtaaattcccacaaagaaatttaaatgattcaatttcattttcaattttttcaagATCAGTTGGGAATAATGTTAATCATGATTcgaatgaatttaaatcacaTTATCAAAAACCAATTATTGATGCAGTTGTTCCAAATGGATTttatgttaataataaattgaatttcaCATTTTATGGTACAAATTGGGCAAATTATACAAATACTACAATTACAATCGCTGATAAACCATGTAAAGTATTAGAAATTACAAGTTCAACAATTGTATGTTACTATGAAGCTGGTGTtgaaattttacaaaatccAATCTCTTATGTTATAACTGTTGATGGTCAAAGAAATAATATAGCACCAGATAGTGATACTTCAACAATTTCATTCTATTCACTTTGCCCAGGTCAATCATTTTCCAATGGTACCACTTCTCCAACTTCTTCAACCAATACAACAACACAAGGTTGTAGTAATAGTGGTACTTGTAATCCTGTCACTGGTCTATGCCAATGTTTACCAACCAAAACTGGTAAAATTTGTGATCAAGATAAATATTCAAGTAATTCaacttcaaaattattatcaacatcatcattatttttattattattaatctttattactttattttattaa
- the elof1 gene encoding elongation factor 1, producing MGKRKSSKPPPKKVVQKLPKHFDCLFCAHSQSVDCILDRELGKGVAKCRVCNASYETPIHELSDAIDVYSDWIDACESIR from the exons atggGTAAGCGTAAATCAAGTAAGCCACCCCCAAAAAAGGTAGTTCAAAAACTCCCAAAGCATTTTGATTGCTTATTTTGTGCCCATTCTCAGTCTGTAGATTGTATATTAGATAGAGAACTTGGTAAAGGAGTTGCCAAGTGCAGAGTTTGTAATGCCTCATATGAAACACCAATTCATG AGTTATCAGATGCCATAGACGTTTATAGTGATTGGATTGATGCTTGTGAATCAATTAGATAA